The following proteins are co-located in the Salinigranum halophilum genome:
- a CDS encoding alpha/beta hydrolase has translation MTDDTATGEAHAADELDPQVRPVVDEAARLGLPEWSALSVESARRIEDELFGPTDPPTVARVSEVAIDGPAGEMPLRVYHPAPDRELPALCFFHGGLWALGTLDSIDEVCRRLARRANRVVVSVDYRLAPEHPFPAGLEDCVAAVEWVGEHGAGVGADPTRLAVGGTSAGGNLAAATCLYTRAFGGPSLEGQLLLYPMLDSRLDAPSLDERADGPLLTRRDVVWAYDTYLRSPVDRHNPFVSPLRADSLAGVPPALVVTAGFDPLRDEGAAYARALAEAGVPTRHDHEPAMPHGFLSLADDVDVADEAFDRVAAVLRDGFEY, from the coding sequence ATGACAGACGACACCGCCACGGGTGAGGCCCACGCGGCCGACGAACTCGACCCACAGGTACGACCGGTCGTCGACGAGGCCGCACGGCTGGGGCTCCCCGAGTGGTCCGCCCTCTCGGTCGAGAGCGCCCGCCGCATCGAAGACGAGCTGTTCGGGCCGACCGACCCGCCGACGGTGGCGCGAGTCTCGGAGGTCGCCATCGACGGCCCCGCCGGCGAGATGCCGCTTCGGGTCTACCACCCCGCCCCCGACCGGGAGCTTCCGGCGCTCTGTTTCTTCCACGGCGGGCTCTGGGCGCTGGGGACGCTCGACTCCATCGACGAGGTCTGTCGTCGACTCGCTCGGCGCGCGAACCGCGTCGTCGTGAGCGTCGACTACCGCCTCGCGCCCGAACACCCGTTTCCGGCGGGGCTCGAAGACTGCGTGGCCGCCGTGGAGTGGGTCGGCGAACACGGCGCGGGGGTCGGTGCCGACCCGACCCGGCTGGCAGTCGGCGGCACGAGTGCGGGCGGCAACCTCGCCGCGGCGACCTGTCTCTACACCCGGGCGTTCGGTGGTCCCTCCCTCGAGGGACAGCTCCTGTTGTATCCGATGCTCGACAGCAGGCTCGACGCACCCTCGCTCGACGAACGGGCCGACGGGCCGTTGCTCACCCGGCGCGACGTGGTCTGGGCGTACGACACCTACCTCCGCTCGCCGGTCGACCGGCACAACCCGTTCGTCTCGCCCCTCCGTGCGGACTCCCTCGCGGGGGTGCCCCCCGCGCTCGTCGTGACCGCGGGCTTCGACCCGCTCCGGGACGAGGGGGCCGCCTACGCGAGGGCACTCGCCGAGGCCGGCGTCCCCACGCGGCACGACCACGAACCGGCGATGCCGCACGGGTTTCTGAGCCTCGCCGACGACGTCGACGTCGCCGACGAGGCGTTCGACCGGGTCGCCGCGGTGCTGCGGGACGGCTTCGAGTACTGA
- a CDS encoding NUDIX hydrolase yields the protein MSTDEGRSASTESDPETDSAESAAGAQGEVPHKNARQDVIAVDENDEEQGLVNRLEAHTGDGIRHRAFTCLVFDGDGRILLAQRAPNKRLWDTHWDGTVASHPVEGQSQKDATRQRLEEELGITPDQYSDLRVTDKFEYKRYYENAGLEWEVCAVLKVTLDDATLDPDEEEIAGMLWVDYDHLHDHPSWYRQLRLCPWFEIAMRRDFA from the coding sequence ATGAGTACGGACGAGGGTCGGTCCGCCTCCACGGAGTCGGACCCCGAGACCGATTCCGCCGAATCCGCCGCCGGTGCGCAGGGCGAAGTTCCCCACAAGAACGCACGACAGGACGTCATCGCCGTCGACGAGAACGACGAGGAGCAGGGTCTCGTCAACCGACTCGAGGCCCACACGGGCGACGGCATCCGCCACCGCGCGTTCACGTGCCTCGTCTTCGACGGGGACGGACGCATCCTCCTGGCGCAGCGCGCCCCCAACAAGCGCCTCTGGGACACCCACTGGGACGGGACGGTCGCCTCTCACCCCGTCGAGGGACAGAGTCAGAAGGACGCGACGAGACAGCGTCTCGAGGAGGAACTCGGCATCACCCCCGACCAGTACAGCGACCTGCGCGTCACGGACAAGTTCGAGTACAAGCGCTACTACGAGAACGCCGGTCTCGAGTGGGAGGTGTGCGCCGTCCTGAAGGTGACGCTCGACGACGCCACACTCGACCCCGACGAGGAGGAGATCGCGGGCATGCTCTGGGTCGACTACGACCACCTGCACGACCACCCCTCGTGGTACCGCCAACTCCGGCTGTGCCCGTGGTTCGAGATCGCGATGCGGCGTGACTTCGCCTGA
- a CDS encoding NosD domain-containing protein, translating to MSPPFLVAVVVFLLVTSASVLVVDSSLAVPGQSPAPGQAAAGDTAVGAGTASRDAALGVPSRSAPTPVDSCRVIDQPGEYVLTRDVVSDPSGTPADFACLRVVVDDPDATVRIDGDGHALRSSDRSDTAVSVGEDGTTVVTDLTVSGWAQAFEADEKQGARLGGVDALELSNVVATDNGVVVVADGARRVVVTDSAFSNNGAGVLTEETVVEFVGLSVTDSDRSGLEMAQTSGTVVDSEFSRNGANGVGFVISGSFEFRNVVAADNGRHGMSAGVSDTVTVVDSDFSGNARSGIAVSDMLWSRFASNHVADNEVGIWLRTGSTDVTLVGNRVVDNADAGLVVGERFGQTVVFDNHLSNRQNVLFDPSYDPVVDPGDPLDPALEIAWNVDPRPELNVVEGAFVGGNYYASPDGDGFSETCADVDVDTLCDAPLELFEGNVDQHPLATPHVPADEPPTAVAPADLRDATFAVDCGVLTGGRSVEFGYGVLGDAGIPSDAASREWTNEDVLDTVLDSPLGPAVRLLGVDAADLFWTADPDDQVVRVFADTPVGLRSCTCTVVD from the coding sequence ATGTCACCACCGTTCCTCGTCGCCGTCGTCGTCTTCCTCCTCGTCACGTCGGCGTCCGTCCTCGTCGTCGACTCGTCGCTCGCCGTTCCGGGTCAGTCCCCCGCGCCGGGGCAGGCGGCAGCCGGCGACACCGCGGTCGGGGCCGGGACGGCCAGTCGCGACGCGGCTCTCGGCGTCCCCAGTCGGTCCGCGCCGACCCCGGTCGATAGCTGCCGCGTCATCGACCAGCCGGGCGAGTACGTCCTGACACGGGACGTCGTCTCGGACCCGTCGGGGACGCCGGCCGACTTCGCCTGTCTCCGCGTCGTCGTCGACGACCCCGACGCGACGGTCCGCATCGACGGCGACGGCCACGCGCTTCGCTCGTCGGACCGGTCGGACACCGCCGTCTCGGTCGGTGAGGACGGAACGACGGTCGTGACCGACCTCACGGTCAGCGGCTGGGCCCAGGCGTTCGAGGCGGACGAGAAGCAGGGGGCGCGTCTCGGCGGTGTCGACGCCCTGGAACTGTCGAACGTGGTCGCCACGGACAACGGCGTCGTGGTCGTCGCGGACGGCGCTCGGCGGGTCGTCGTCACCGACAGTGCGTTCTCGAACAACGGTGCCGGAGTCCTCACCGAGGAGACCGTCGTCGAGTTCGTCGGCCTCTCGGTCACCGACAGCGACCGGAGCGGGCTCGAGATGGCGCAGACGAGCGGGACCGTCGTCGACAGCGAGTTCTCTCGGAACGGCGCGAACGGGGTGGGATTCGTCATCTCCGGGAGCTTCGAGTTCAGGAACGTCGTCGCCGCGGACAACGGACGGCACGGGATGAGCGCCGGCGTCTCCGACACCGTCACGGTCGTCGACAGCGACTTCTCGGGGAACGCGAGGAGCGGCATCGCCGTGAGCGACATGCTCTGGTCGCGGTTCGCATCGAACCACGTCGCGGACAACGAGGTCGGTATCTGGCTCCGCACCGGGTCGACCGACGTCACCCTCGTGGGGAACCGCGTCGTCGACAACGCCGACGCCGGTCTCGTCGTCGGCGAGCGATTCGGCCAGACCGTCGTGTTCGACAACCACCTCTCGAACCGCCAGAACGTCCTCTTCGACCCGTCCTACGACCCCGTCGTCGACCCGGGTGACCCCCTCGACCCGGCGCTCGAGATCGCCTGGAACGTCGACCCGCGGCCCGAACTGAACGTCGTCGAGGGGGCCTTCGTGGGCGGCAACTACTACGCCTCGCCCGACGGTGACGGCTTCAGTGAGACCTGCGCCGACGTCGACGTCGACACGCTCTGTGACGCCCCGCTCGAACTCTTCGAGGGGAACGTCGACCAGCACCCGCTGGCCACCCCGCACGTTCCCGCCGACGAACCGCCGACGGCCGTCGCTCCGGCGGACCTTCGCGACGCGACGTTCGCGGTCGACTGCGGCGTGCTGACCGGCGGGCGCTCCGTCGAGTTCGGGTACGGCGTCCTCGGGGACGCGGGCATCCCGTCGGACGCCGCGAGTCGGGAGTGGACGAACGAAGACGTCCTCGACACCGTCCTCGACTCGCCGCTCGGTCCGGCGGTGAGGCTCCTCGGCGTCGACGCCGCCGACCTGTTCTGGACGGCGGACCCCGACGACCAGGTGGTTCGGGTCTTCGCCGACACGCCCGTGGGGCTTCGCTCGTGCACCTGTACGGTCGTCGACTAG
- a CDS encoding AIR synthase family protein: MDEGIDADLGKVDQAFFSEYLYPNLGADRDDVTLGPTHGVDFGVLDVAGTALVVATDPVSVLPRLGFDRAARFALDIVLADVAVSGLAPTHLTVSLSLPPDFGDDDFATFWEAWSDEARALGVSIAAGHTARYSDCSFPWVGAATALAVGDHDDVVRPDGARSGDDVLVTKGPAVEATGLLTSLFPDEVPLSDDALDTAQARLDEAGAVRDARAISAATHGGVHAMHDATEGGLLGAFFEMAGAAGVRFDVDTSQVPWRPGVREAADALGFDPWTATTAGTLVVAVDPTHTDDVVDALDRQGTPVGVVGTVADGEGVTLDGERATKPRGDSSWPVYAALAERAADQ; encoded by the coding sequence ATGGACGAGGGCATCGACGCGGACCTCGGCAAAGTCGACCAGGCGTTCTTCTCCGAGTACCTGTATCCGAACCTCGGGGCCGACCGCGACGACGTGACGCTCGGACCGACTCACGGCGTCGACTTCGGCGTCCTCGACGTCGCCGGCACGGCGCTGGTCGTCGCCACCGACCCCGTCTCCGTCCTCCCACGACTCGGGTTCGACCGGGCCGCACGCTTCGCGCTCGACATCGTCCTCGCCGACGTCGCCGTCTCGGGCCTCGCCCCGACGCATCTCACCGTCTCGCTGTCGCTCCCCCCCGACTTCGGGGACGACGACTTCGCCACCTTCTGGGAGGCGTGGAGCGACGAGGCGCGAGCGCTGGGTGTCTCCATCGCGGCGGGACACACCGCCCGCTACTCGGACTGTTCGTTCCCCTGGGTCGGCGCCGCAACCGCCCTCGCGGTCGGCGACCACGACGACGTGGTCCGCCCCGACGGCGCTCGTTCCGGCGACGACGTCCTCGTCACGAAGGGACCGGCCGTGGAGGCGACGGGCCTGCTCACGTCACTGTTCCCCGACGAGGTGCCGCTCTCGGACGACGCCCTCGACACCGCGCAGGCCCGCCTCGACGAGGCGGGGGCGGTCCGCGACGCACGGGCCATCAGCGCGGCCACACACGGCGGTGTCCACGCGATGCACGACGCCACCGAGGGTGGTCTCCTGGGCGCGTTCTTCGAGATGGCTGGTGCCGCCGGCGTCCGGTTCGACGTCGACACCTCGCAGGTGCCGTGGCGCCCCGGTGTGCGGGAGGCGGCCGACGCACTCGGCTTCGACCCCTGGACGGCAACCACCGCAGGAACGCTCGTCGTCGCCGTCGACCCCACACACACCGACGACGTGGTCGACGCACTCGACCGACAGGGGACGCCCGTCGGCGTCGTGGGGACCGTCGCCGACGGCGAGGGAGTCACCCTCGACGGTGAGCGGGCGACGAAGCCGCGAGGGGACTCCTCGTGGCCGGTGTACGCCGCGCTCGCCGAGCGGGCGGCCGACCAGTGA
- a CDS encoding desampylase, whose product MTSPDLVFETALAERLLDHARAGAPAEVCGVLGGSEGTVTHAEPVSNIASTPRTRYELDPAETVEAIERVEAGAEHLGFYHSHPQGPPRPSATDEAEATWPDAVYCIVSLPESRIRAWRWTGDRFDELRVETG is encoded by the coding sequence GTGACTTCGCCTGACCTTGTCTTCGAGACGGCGCTCGCCGAGCGCCTGCTCGACCACGCACGAGCCGGTGCGCCCGCGGAGGTGTGTGGCGTCCTCGGCGGGAGTGAGGGCACGGTGACACACGCCGAGCCCGTTTCGAATATCGCATCGACTCCGCGGACCAGATACGAACTCGACCCCGCAGAGACCGTCGAGGCCATCGAACGCGTCGAAGCGGGGGCCGAACACCTCGGCTTCTACCACTCACACCCGCAGGGACCGCCACGGCCCAGCGCGACTGACGAGGCAGAGGCGACCTGGCCCGACGCCGTCTACTGCATCGTCTCGCTCCCCGAGTCGCGGATTCGGGCGTGGCGGTGGACCGGTGACCGGTTCGACGAGTTGCGCGTCGAGACGGGGTAG
- a CDS encoding sensor histidine kinase, whose product MTDESASLPRGVAPVAVVALVLLFVGLVESFSFPRQADVVPFRVGVELLVTALPVAGIVLITRLAPDRRLGWPLVLGLFLFGVSTVTDVADELVVVPAAVSIVLEGVSIIVGTLVVLVGVYRWTHARNEREHLLEERQRRVSAVNDQLEVLTRIMRHDISNDMAVARGWASVLEDHVDEEGRDALERVTRACENVDELTDTAYDLVRVLAEDADGQGEGLRTEPVDVLDVLDEEVRKVRDRYDDATVTVEYDADLAGTDVVGNELLHSVFANVLSNAVSHNDGDEPRVTVTAEREGLRLRVRIADDGPGIPDDQKRQVFEKDARGLDSDGTGIGLFLVRDLVTRFGGSVHAVDNEPRGTVFVIDLPVAI is encoded by the coding sequence ATGACAGACGAGTCAGCGTCGCTTCCGCGTGGCGTCGCGCCGGTCGCCGTCGTGGCCCTCGTCTTGCTCTTCGTCGGCCTCGTCGAGTCGTTCTCGTTCCCCCGACAGGCCGACGTGGTCCCGTTCCGAGTCGGTGTCGAACTGCTCGTCACGGCGCTTCCCGTCGCGGGAATCGTCCTCATCACCCGGCTCGCCCCCGACCGGCGGCTCGGCTGGCCGCTCGTTCTCGGCCTCTTCCTCTTCGGCGTGAGCACCGTCACCGACGTCGCCGACGAACTCGTCGTCGTGCCGGCGGCCGTCAGCATCGTCCTCGAGGGGGTGAGTATCATCGTCGGCACCCTCGTCGTTCTCGTGGGGGTGTACCGGTGGACTCACGCTCGAAACGAACGCGAACACCTCCTCGAAGAGCGCCAGCGCCGCGTCTCCGCGGTGAACGACCAGCTCGAGGTACTCACGCGCATCATGCGCCACGACATCTCGAACGACATGGCGGTCGCCCGCGGCTGGGCGTCGGTGCTGGAGGACCACGTCGACGAGGAGGGCCGGGACGCGCTCGAACGCGTCACGCGCGCCTGCGAGAACGTCGACGAACTCACCGACACCGCCTACGACCTGGTCCGCGTCCTCGCCGAAGACGCCGACGGCCAGGGTGAGGGATTGCGGACGGAGCCGGTCGACGTGCTCGACGTCCTCGACGAGGAGGTGCGGAAGGTCCGCGACCGGTACGACGACGCTACCGTCACCGTCGAGTACGACGCCGACCTCGCGGGGACGGACGTCGTCGGGAACGAACTGCTCCACTCGGTGTTCGCGAACGTCCTCTCGAACGCCGTCTCTCACAACGACGGCGACGAGCCACGAGTGACCGTCACCGCGGAGCGCGAGGGACTCAGGCTCCGCGTCCGCATCGCCGACGACGGGCCGGGCATCCCCGACGACCAGAAACGCCAGGTGTTCGAGAAGGACGCCCGCGGCCTCGACAGCGACGGGACGGGTATCGGCCTCTTTCTCGTCCGTGACCTCGTGACCCGCTTCGGCGGGTCGGTCCACGCCGTCGACAACGAACCGCGCGGGACGGTGTTCGTCATCGACCTCCCCGTGGCTATTTGA
- a CDS encoding SDR family NAD(P)-dependent oxidoreductase, translated as MTTGAGDDEHEPELYDSLGGQVALVTGANRGIGAEVARRLRDLGATVYAGTRSMSNDVPEGTERVLLDVTQEGDVEAAVDGIFEEVGRLDVLVNNAGVIGPDGDIVAAPTSELDRTLAVNLRGPMLLCKHAVPLLLQHDGGRVVNVSSGMGAIGDGQSGGTSAYRISKTGLNGLTAYLEGEYGDDGLIANSVCPGWVRTELGGEDAPRSVEEGAETPVWLCRFRPGAPSGKFWREKRVIDW; from the coding sequence ATGACGACAGGTGCCGGAGACGACGAGCACGAACCCGAACTGTACGACTCGCTCGGCGGGCAGGTCGCACTGGTGACGGGCGCGAACAGAGGCATCGGCGCGGAGGTCGCCCGCCGACTCCGCGACCTCGGGGCCACGGTCTACGCGGGGACGCGGAGCATGAGCAACGACGTCCCGGAGGGAACCGAACGCGTGCTGCTCGACGTGACCCAGGAGGGAGACGTCGAGGCGGCCGTCGACGGCATCTTCGAGGAGGTGGGTCGGCTCGACGTCCTCGTCAACAACGCGGGCGTCATCGGCCCGGACGGGGACATCGTCGCCGCCCCCACGTCGGAACTCGACAGGACACTCGCGGTCAACCTCCGCGGCCCGATGCTCCTCTGTAAGCACGCTGTGCCCCTCCTCCTCCAGCACGACGGCGGCCGCGTCGTCAACGTCTCGTCGGGGATGGGAGCCATCGGGGACGGACAGAGCGGCGGCACCTCGGCGTACCGAATCTCGAAGACCGGTCTGAACGGGCTCACCGCCTACCTCGAAGGCGAGTACGGCGACGACGGCCTCATCGCCAACTCGGTCTGTCCCGGCTGGGTCCGGACGGAGTTGGGTGGCGAGGACGCCCCCAGATCCGTCGAGGAGGGGGCCGAGACGCCGGTGTGGCTCTGTCGGTTCCGCCCGGGTGCCCCGTCGGGGAAGTTCTGGCGCGAGAAGCGAGTCATCGACTGGTGA
- a CDS encoding Lrp/AsnC family transcriptional regulator, translating to MDDLDHQILSILRRDARTPYTEIADRVGTSEGTVRNRVDRMTQDGVIERFTVATRTGNIKAMVEVSVAVDVNTSEVSKQMAEWDDVDFVWQVSGEQDIVLIVDTADTAAVNDLITRARELDEVKSTKTRLILDERLG from the coding sequence ATGGACGACCTCGACCACCAGATCCTGTCGATACTGCGACGGGACGCGCGGACCCCCTACACCGAGATCGCCGACCGCGTCGGGACGTCGGAAGGGACCGTCAGGAACCGAGTCGATCGGATGACGCAAGACGGCGTCATCGAGCGGTTCACCGTCGCCACCCGGACGGGGAACATCAAAGCGATGGTGGAGGTCTCGGTGGCCGTGGACGTGAACACGAGTGAGGTCTCGAAGCAGATGGCCGAGTGGGACGACGTCGACTTCGTCTGGCAGGTCTCGGGCGAGCAGGACATCGTCCTCATCGTCGACACGGCGGACACGGCCGCCGTGAACGACCTCATCACGCGTGCGCGCGAACTGGACGAGGTGAAGAGTACGAAGACGCGACTGATCCTCGACGAGCGTCTCGGCTGA
- a CDS encoding alpha/beta fold hydrolase → MGHSSRSVPSGLTAASVGLDAESEFVDVGDVTLHTVVAGPDDGDPVVLLHGFPECWYGWREQIEPLADAGFRVIAPDQRGYNLSSKPSGVDAYGIDYLAGDVVGLLSAFGYDKAAVVGHDWGAAVAWWTALHHPDRLTRLVAMNVPHPTVFRRTLTRNPRQQLKSWYVLFFQLPALPERLARLDDWAIPTRALRDSARPETFSATDFERYRTAWSQPGAYTAMLNWYRAIVRERPEPRETQVRVPTRILWGAGDQFLEREMAEESLDFCDDGSLRYFEAATHWVQHEEADAVTAELVECCASDTDADADADADAAD, encoded by the coding sequence ATGGGCCACTCCTCGCGTTCCGTTCCGTCGGGGCTCACCGCGGCGAGCGTCGGGCTCGACGCCGAGAGCGAATTCGTCGACGTCGGCGACGTCACGCTGCACACGGTCGTCGCCGGCCCCGACGACGGGGACCCTGTCGTCCTCCTCCACGGGTTCCCCGAGTGCTGGTACGGCTGGCGCGAACAGATCGAACCGCTCGCCGACGCCGGCTTCCGGGTCATCGCCCCGGACCAGCGCGGCTACAACCTGAGCTCCAAACCGAGTGGCGTCGACGCCTACGGCATCGACTACCTCGCGGGCGACGTGGTCGGCTTGCTCTCCGCGTTCGGGTACGACAAGGCCGCCGTCGTCGGTCACGACTGGGGGGCCGCCGTCGCGTGGTGGACGGCGCTCCATCACCCCGACAGGCTCACCCGACTCGTCGCGATGAACGTCCCCCACCCCACGGTGTTCCGGCGCACCCTCACCCGCAACCCCCGTCAGCAGTTGAAATCGTGGTACGTCCTCTTCTTCCAGTTACCCGCACTGCCGGAACGGCTGGCCCGTCTCGACGACTGGGCGATTCCCACCCGAGCCCTCCGGGACTCCGCCCGCCCGGAGACGTTCTCGGCGACGGACTTCGAGCGTTACCGGACCGCGTGGTCTCAGCCCGGCGCGTACACGGCCATGCTGAACTGGTACCGCGCCATCGTCCGCGAACGCCCCGAACCAAGGGAGACGCAGGTGCGCGTTCCCACTCGCATCCTGTGGGGTGCCGGCGACCAGTTCCTCGAGCGGGAGATGGCCGAGGAGAGCCTCGACTTCTGCGACGACGGGTCGCTCCGGTACTTCGAGGCGGCCACCCACTGGGTCCAACACGAGGAGGCCGACGCCGTCACGGCGGAACTCGTCGAGTGCTGTGCCAGCGATACCGACGCCGACGCCGACGCAGATGCGGACGCCGCCGACTGA
- the kynU gene encoding kynureninase produces the protein MTADESALGRARERDDEDPLSHLRDRFFLPDDLYMDGNSLGPLSADAEAALDRAVEEWRDLAIRGWTDADPDWFTYGERLGRRLASLVGAREDEVVVANSTTVNIHTLVGTFYDPERGPKIVVDDLDFPTDHYAIRAQLRSRGVDPDDALRIVESRDGRTIAREDVLDAVDDDVGMVFLPSVLYRSGQLFDIEAITEAAHDAGALAGFDLAHSVGVVPHQLADAGVDFAVWCHYKYLNAGPGAIAGLYVNERHFGATPALAGWWGNDKETMFEMRLTYEPAATAGAFQIGTVPILSAAPLDGALDVLDDAGGVAVAREKSLALTDYLIDLVDERLPECEVGTPRAREERGGHVAVEHPEAARISEVLRERGVVVDYRPPNVVRVCPAPLYTRFEDVWHVVDRLRDIIDERAYERVGDQRGGVT, from the coding sequence ATGACCGCTGACGAGTCCGCGCTCGGCCGTGCCCGCGAGCGCGACGACGAGGACCCGCTCTCGCACCTGCGGGACCGCTTCTTCCTCCCGGACGACCTGTACATGGACGGTAACTCGCTCGGCCCGCTCTCGGCGGACGCCGAGGCGGCACTCGACAGGGCCGTCGAGGAGTGGCGCGACCTCGCCATCCGCGGGTGGACCGACGCCGACCCGGACTGGTTCACCTACGGCGAGCGACTCGGCCGACGGCTCGCGTCACTCGTCGGCGCTCGCGAGGACGAGGTCGTCGTCGCCAACTCCACCACGGTGAACATCCACACGCTCGTCGGGACCTTCTACGACCCCGAACGGGGGCCGAAAATCGTCGTCGACGACCTCGACTTCCCGACGGACCACTACGCGATCCGCGCGCAGCTCCGAAGTCGGGGCGTCGACCCCGACGACGCCCTCCGTATCGTCGAGAGCCGTGACGGACGCACCATCGCCCGCGAGGACGTCCTCGACGCGGTCGACGACGACGTCGGGATGGTCTTTCTGCCCTCCGTCCTCTACCGTTCGGGGCAGCTGTTCGACATCGAGGCGATCACCGAAGCCGCACACGACGCCGGGGCGCTCGCCGGCTTCGACCTCGCCCACTCCGTCGGGGTGGTGCCACATCAGCTCGCCGACGCCGGCGTCGACTTCGCCGTCTGGTGTCACTACAAGTATCTCAACGCCGGGCCGGGCGCTATCGCCGGGCTGTACGTCAACGAGCGGCACTTCGGTGCGACACCCGCGCTCGCGGGGTGGTGGGGCAACGACAAGGAGACGATGTTCGAGATGCGGCTCACGTACGAACCGGCTGCGACCGCCGGCGCGTTCCAGATCGGGACGGTCCCGATTCTCTCCGCGGCCCCGCTCGACGGTGCGCTCGACGTCCTCGACGATGCGGGCGGAGTCGCAGTCGCCCGCGAGAAATCACTGGCGCTCACCGACTACCTCATCGACCTCGTCGACGAGCGACTCCCCGAGTGCGAGGTTGGCACCCCGCGCGCCCGGGAGGAGCGGGGCGGTCACGTCGCCGTCGAGCACCCCGAAGCGGCACGCATCTCCGAAGTGCTCCGCGAGCGCGGCGTCGTCGTCGACTACCGACCGCCGAACGTCGTTCGGGTCTGCCCGGCCCCGCTGTACACCCGCTTCGAAGACGTCTGGCACGTCGTCGACCGACTCCGCGACATCATCGACGAGCGTGCGTACGAACGGGTCGGTGACCAGCGTGGCGGCGTGACGTGA
- the carA gene encoding glutamine-hydrolyzing carbamoyl-phosphate synthase small subunit, which yields MSDAYLALEDGRVFEARGRVPGRTRGELVFTTAYTGYEESLTDPSYEEQVLTFSYPLIGNYGVRDERFESSRVHPRAAIAREFTDDVVEWLAAEDVPAIDHLDTRDIVTSVRDQGAMKCGIAVGDDVTPEDAKAELKQCKGMSEHVDIGKQVSTPEPKFFAGDDGGSDVTVALVDCGAKGSIASSLTARGADVHLLPYDATVEDVEETGADVLFISNGPGDPENFEAAQALVEAFAGELPIAGICLGQQVVANAFGGATEKMTFGHRGVNQPVLDLDTQQVVMTTQNHGYTVADPGDLEVTQVNVNDDTAEGLEHEAMNVITRQYHPEANPGPHDSLGFFDDVLALAAETKKPALAD from the coding sequence ATGTCGGACGCCTACCTGGCACTGGAGGATGGCCGCGTCTTCGAGGCGCGTGGCCGTGTTCCGGGGCGCACACGTGGCGAACTAGTGTTCACAACCGCATACACCGGCTACGAAGAGAGCCTGACCGACCCCTCCTACGAGGAGCAGGTCCTCACGTTCTCGTACCCGCTCATCGGAAACTACGGCGTCCGAGACGAGCGGTTCGAGTCCTCGCGGGTCCACCCCCGCGCCGCCATCGCACGCGAGTTCACCGACGACGTCGTCGAGTGGCTCGCCGCAGAGGACGTCCCCGCCATCGACCATCTCGACACGCGTGACATCGTCACGAGCGTCCGCGACCAGGGCGCGATGAAGTGTGGAATCGCCGTCGGCGACGACGTCACGCCCGAAGACGCCAAGGCCGAGCTGAAACAGTGCAAGGGCATGTCCGAACACGTCGACATCGGCAAGCAGGTCAGCACGCCCGAGCCGAAGTTCTTCGCGGGTGACGACGGCGGCTCCGACGTGACGGTCGCGCTCGTCGACTGCGGCGCGAAGGGCTCTATCGCCTCGTCGCTCACCGCTCGTGGGGCGGACGTCCACCTCCTCCCGTACGACGCGACTGTGGAGGACGTCGAGGAGACCGGTGCGGACGTCCTGTTCATCTCGAACGGCCCGGGCGACCCCGAGAACTTCGAGGCAGCGCAGGCGCTCGTCGAGGCCTTCGCGGGCGAACTCCCCATCGCCGGTATCTGTCTCGGTCAGCAGGTCGTCGCCAACGCCTTCGGCGGCGCGACCGAGAAGATGACGTTCGGCCACCGCGGCGTCAACCAACCGGTCCTCGACCTCGACACGCAGCAGGTCGTCATGACCACACAGAACCACGGCTACACCGTCGCGGACCCCGGTGACCTCGAGGTGACGCAGGTGAACGTCAACGACGACACCGCCGAGGGACTCGAACACGAGGCGATGAACGTCATCACTCGGCAGTACCACCCCGAGGCTAACCCCGGTCCACACGACTCGCTCGGCTTCTTCGACGACGTGCTCGCGCTGGCCGCCGAGACAAAGAAGCCCGCGCTGGCCGACTGA